A single genomic interval of Coccidioides posadasii str. Silveira chromosome 1, complete sequence harbors:
- the TSC13 gene encoding 3-oxo-5a-steroid 4- dehydrogenase (EggNog:ENOG410PKTC~COG:I~TransMembrane:3 (o199-218i239-259o265-284i)~BUSCO:10207at33183) — MASQEITLEIKPRGKPIRKLPKSISIGRDATAVSLYVSISQQAQFSIHRLRITKASDGTLVKNSKDITIESTGLRNQSVIYVKDLGPQAAWRTVYFIEYLGPLIMHPLLLYVIRPYVYRSPSPLPPPSDLQRLTCLLLVLHFVKREIETLFIHRFSLATMPASYIVRNSAHYWILGGANLAYWVFSPSSPTARSEANPILLYAGLTLFTFGQLANFNAHLTLRNLRKEGDTTRRIPTGFGFNLVTCPNYLFEVIAWLGIYLVSSLSWSILLFIVVGSATMMRWAGQKERRYRREFGDKYKRKRYVMFPGIW, encoded by the exons ATGGCGTCTCAAGAAATTACGCTTGAAATAAAACCCAGAG GGAAACCAATTCGAAAGCTCCCCAAAAGCATCTCAATCGGCAGGGATGCAACCGCAGTTAGCCTCTATGTTTCCATCTCCCAGCAAGCCCAATTCTCCATCCATCGTTTGAGGATCACCAAGGCCAGTGATGGAACGTTGGTCAAGAATAGCAAGGATATCACAATTGAATCGACGGGTCTTCGCAACCAGAGCGTGATATATGTTAAAGATCTTG GGCCCCAGGCAGCATGGCGTACAGTCTATTTCATCGAGTACCTTGGACCTTTAATCATGCACCCTCTGCTCCTTTACGTTATTCGTCCATACGTTTACCGGAGCCCCAGCCCTCTACCCCCGCCCTCGGATCTCCAGCGCCTCACTTGTCTCCTGTTAGTCCTGCACTTCGTCAAACGCGAAATCGAAACCCTGTTCATTCATCGATTCAGCCTGGCCACCATGCCAGCAAGCTACATTGTCCGTAACAGTGCACACTACTGGATTCTTGGTGGAGCCAACCTCGCGTACTGGGTTTTCTCCCCAAGCTCACCCACCGCAAGGTCCGAAGCGAACCCCATCCTGCTCTACGCTGGTCTCACGCTCTTCACTTTTGGTCAATTGGCGAACTTCAACGCTCATCTGACACTTCGCAATCTCCGAAAGGAGGGTGATACCACGAGAAGGATTCCTACTGGGTTTGGCTTTAATCTTGTCACCTGCCCGAATTACTTGTTCGAGGTTATTGCGTGGCTTGGTATTTACCTTGTCAGTTCATTGAGCTGGAGTATACTGCTTTTCATCGTTGTTGGTTCGGCTACCATGATGCGGTGGGCTGGCCAGAAGGAGCGCAGATACAGACGAGAATTCGGTGACAAGtacaagagaaagagataTGTCATGTTCCCAGGCATTTGGTAG
- a CDS encoding uncharacterized protein (EggNog:ENOG410PGWA~COG:Q~BUSCO:644at33183), translating into MVLDSLSRRGVLDDLAKYFPHFGGIANGSLWPITPDSGHHSPSQGPTGGLLQDLGSLDVKDVGTVLELLKNTASGAPVEDKRYIMERVIQLASSLPSTSHNRTTITNTLLAQLWNDLSHPPVSYLGRDVIYRQADGSYNNIYWPQIGKAGSNYARSVQPKSIQPASRPDPGLLFDGLLARQQFKEHPNKLSSVLFYLAALIIHDLFRTDPRDSSRNMTSSYLDLSPLYGCNQEEQNQVRTFKDGKLRPDCFSERRIFGFPPGVGVLLIMFNRFHNYVVQNLAAINENNRFRKPDESDADACAKYDNDLFQTGRLITCGLYINIILKDYVRNILNINQTDSDWSLDPRSDVKELLSHKPVQEAGGNMVAAEFNLVYRWHSCLSDRDDRWMQEIFEKALDGKDLDTIGMPEFLGKIRKLQSSIPDDPMLRPFANLERQSNGSYDDNDLVKILTESIEDCAGSFGARHVPKVLRSVEILGILQARSWNLSSLNEFRKYFNLAPHTSFEDINSDPEVVEQLRHFYGHPDNVELYPGIVVEEGKPRIVPGSGLCASYTISRTVLSDAVALVRGDRFYTVDYTPQNLTNWGYNEANYDMTVNNGHIFHKLILRAFPRHFKPDSVYAHFPFVIPSENKKILSDLGLAEKYSWERPGAVPHPTVILSHGACNAILHNKEDFKITWGEKVKHLMARNSIPYGADFMLSGDEQVHEDSRQMMQKALYIEDWCGQVRAFYERITLELLHSKSHRISGVSQVDIVRDVANLAAIHFSSNIFLLPLKTEGLPHGVFTDTELYRSMALILNYIFYDVDPTQSFKLRERSRSDSQKLGELVMLNVQAISKTGFIGSIIDKLHGNEALANYGVHMIRRLLATQMPIDELVWTHILPTAGGMVANQAQLFSQCLDFYLSEQGSRHWPEIRRLAGLNTKEADDLLLRYFLEGARIRSTVALYRDVSKDCKVKDHGKEVNLHAGQRVICNLMSACKDPEVFPEPDEVDLTRDLNSYIHLGVGPHECLGKGMVQIGLTTMLKVVGRLDNLRRAPGPQGQLHSIPGPGGIPLYMSEDESEVSPFPATMKVLWDGELPPLPQ; encoded by the exons ATGGTGCTGGATTCATTATCCCGCCGAGGTGTGCTTGACGACCTTGCGAAGTATTTCCCCCATTTCGGCGGGATTGCCAACGGCTCCCTCTGGCCGATAACTCCTGATTCGGGACACCACTCGCCGTCCCAGGGGCCTACGGGTGGGCTGCTGCAGGACCTTGGGAGTTTGGATGTCAAGGATGTCGGGACGGTCCTGGAGCTTCTTAAGAATACCGCCAGTGGTGCGCCTGTCGAGGACAAGCGTTATATTATGGAAAGAGTCATACAG CTGGCTTCGTCGCTACCCAGTACATCCCACAACCGTACTACTATCACAAATACTCTGCTGGCTCAGCTTTGGAATGACCTGAGTCACCCACCGGTCTC GTATTTAGGTCGCGATGTTATTTATCGACAGGCGGATGGCTCATATAAT AATATCTATTGGCCTCAAATTGGAAAGGCGggatccaattatgcaagGAGTGTGCAGCCGAAATCGATACAGCCAGCCTCGCGCCCAGATCCAGGTCTCCTGTTCGACGGCCTTCTCGCAAGACAACAGTTCAAAGAGCACCCAAACAAATTATCGAGTGTGCTCTTTTATCTTGCAGCTCTTATCATTCATG ACCTTTTCCGAACGGACCCAAGGGATAGTTCTCGCAACATGACGTCTTCATACCTGGACTTATCGCCGTTGTACGGCTGCAACCAGGAAGAGCAAAATCAAGTTAGAACGTTTAAAGATGGGAAGCTCCGGCCGGACTGCTTTTCTGAAAGGCGTATTTTCGGGTTCCCTCCTGGTGTTGGTGTTCTGCTTATTATGTTCAATCGTTTCCACAACTATGTTGTCCAAAATCTCGCAGCGATTAATGAAAATAACCGGTTCCGAAAACCCGATGAGAGTGATGCAGATGCCTGTGCGAAGTACGACAACGATCTCTTCCAAACTGGACGCCTAATCACCTGCGGCCTTTACATAAACATTATCCTGAAAGACTATGTTAGGAACATTCTCAATATCAATCAGACAGATAGTGACTGGAGCCTCGACCCTCGTTCGGATGTGAAAGAACTTTTGAGCCACAAACCTGTTCAGGAGGCCGGTGGAAACATGGTGGCTGCGGAATTCAACCTGGTTTACCGATGGCATTCTTGCCTTTCTGATAGAGATGATCGTTGGATGCAGGAAATCTTCGAGAAAGCTTTGGATGGAAAAGACCTAGACACTATTGGTATGCCAGAATTCCTAGGGAAAATCAGGAAACTACAGAGTTCTATTCCTGATGACCCTATGTTACGGCCGTTTGCAAATCTTGAGCGGCAGTCAAACGGGTCGTATGATGACAACGATCTGGTTAAAATCCTCACGGAGAGCATTGAAGATTGCGCCGGCTCTTTTGGAGCGAGACATGTGCCCAAAGTTTTGCGATCTGTGGAGATATTGGGCATTCTCCAGGCTCGCTCGTGGAACCTGTCGAGCCTCAATGAGTTCCGGAAGTATTTCAACCTCGCCCCTCATACCTCGTTTGAAGATATCAACTCAGATCCCGAGGTTGTGGAACAATTGAGGCACTTTTATGGTCATCCCGACAATGTCGAGTTGTACCCTGGTATCGTCGTCGAGGAAGGAAAACCCCGTATAGTTCCGGGAAGCGGTCTATGTGCCAGCTATACCATATCCCGCACAGTCCTCTCCGATGCGGTGGCACTAGTGAGAGGCGATAGATTTTATACTGTTGACTATACACCACAGAATCTTACAAACTGGGGATATAACGAAGCAAACTACGATATGACGGTTAACAATGGCCACATATTCCACAAGCTTATCCTCCGCGCCTTTCCCCGACATTTCAAGCCCGATTCGGTTTACGCCCATTTCCCATTTGTTATACCCtctgagaacaagaagatacTGAGCGACTTGGGCTTGGCTGAAAAATACTCTTGGGAAAGACCTGGTGCTGTGCCTCATCCCACTGTGATCCTTTCTCATGGCGCCTGCAACGCGATACTGCACAATAAGGAAGATTTCAAGATCACTTGGGGCGAAAAAGTCAAGCATCTAATGGCGCGAAATTCTATTCCGTACGGTGCTGACTTTATGCTGTCTGGAGATGAGCAGGTGCACGAGGACTCACGCCAAATGATGCAAAAAGCGTTATACATAGAGGACTGGTGCGGGCAGGTTAGGGCTTTCTACGAACGAATAACCCTAGAACTGCTTCATTCAAAGTCACATCGAATTTCTGGAGTTAGTCAGGTTGATATCGTTCGTGATGTTGCCAATCTGGCCGCAATTCACTTTAGTTCGAACATCTTTCTGCTTCCTCTTAAGACAGAAGGGCTGCCACATGGAGTTTTCACAGACACAGAGCTTTACAGAAGCATGGCCCTGATTTTGAATTACATATTTTACGACGTCGACCCAACGCAAAGTTTCAAGCTCCGAGAGCGTTCTCGAAGCGATTCTCAGAAACTCGGAGAGCTTGTAATGTTGAATGTTCAAGCTATCTCGAAGACTGGCTTTATTGGGAGTATTATTGACAAACTGCACGGAAACGAAGCTCTCGCAAATTATGGGGTTCATATGATACGGCGCTTGCTAGCAACACAGATGCCTATTGATGAGCTTGTCTGGACACATATCCTTCCCACCGCTGGAGGCATGGTGGCAAATCAAGCGCAACTGTTTTCTCAGTGCCTTGATTTCTACCTCTCGGAGCAAGGATCAAGACACTGGCCGGAAATTCGTCGACTGGCTGGCTTGAATACCAAGGAGGCTGATGATCTTCTCCTGAGATA CTTTTTGGAGGGAGCTCGGATACGATCCACTGTAGCTCTGTATCGCGATGTTTCCAAAGATTGCAAGGTTAAAGATCACGGCAAAGAGGTAAATTTGCATGCCGGACAACGAGTCATTTGCAATTTG ATGTCTGCATGCAAGGATCCCGAGGTTTTCCCTGAGCCCGATGAGGTTGACCTCACTCGCGATCTAAATTCGTACATTCACCTTGGCGTCGGTCCTCATGAGTGTTTGGGCAAGGGCATGGTTCAAATAGGCCTTACAACCATGCTTAAGGTTGTGGGGAGACTTGACAACCTGCGCCGGGCACCCGGACCCCAGGGACAGCTGCATAGCATTCCTGGACCAGGCGGAATCCCGCTTTACATGTCGGAAGATGAGAGCGAGGTTTCTCCTTTCCCGGCTACGATGAAGGTGCTGTGGGACGGGGAGCTGCCGCCTCTTCCACAGTGA
- a CDS encoding uncharacterized protein (CAZy:GT34~EggNog:ENOG410PI6F~COG:G~TransMembrane:1 (i33-51o)~BUSCO:8922at33183), whose product MQFALPPRKSSNPPRYARPSPSSALRRRQLKSVAVLGFIIISVFFFISHIFSSGDSSTTTVASGPKVVLVTVLDEQSLSDKYIQRIKQNREDYVKRHGYINFFASTSEYVSVLNNAPRSWASVPAVRHAMTLYPGSTYFFHLSPHSLIMDPTIPITSHVLDPKQLESLMLKDIPVVPPDSVIKTFSHLSGKDVDLVITQDAENLCPGSFVIRQGEWAKYFLDAWFDPLYRRYNFAKAETHALDHIVQWHPTMLARLALVPQRILNSYSPQSSKPAASGKYREGDFLIRFKGCEAGGQRNCEQEMEPYFQEWAKKTGNDK is encoded by the exons ATGCAGTTCGCTTTACCTCCGCGGAAGAGCTCAAATCCTCCCCGGTATGCTCGACCCTCACCATCCTCAGCCCTACGGCGTCGACAACTCAAATCCGTTGCTGTTCTGGGGTTCATAATCATTTCTGTattcttctttatttccCATATTTTTTCCTCCGGTGATTCTTCGACGACGACGGTTGCTAGTGGGCCAAAAGTGGTGCTGGTCACGGTTCTGGACGAGCAAAGTTTAAGTGATAAGTACATCCAGCGGATCAAGCAGAATCGGGAGGACTATGTGAAACGACATG GGTACATCAACTTCTTCGCAAGTACATCGGAATACGTCTCCGTCCTTAACAATGCCCCTCGAAGCTGGGCAAGTGTTCCGGCCGTCCGGCATGCGATGACATTATATCCCGGAAGCACATACTTCTTCCACCTCTCCCCTCATTCACTTATCATGGATCCCACGATACCTATAACCTCACACGTTCTCGATCCCAAGCAGCTCGAGTCCCTTATGCTCAAAGACATCCCCGTTGTGCCGCCAGACAGCGTGATAAAAACCTTCAGCCACTTATCCGGAAAGGATGTCGATTTAGTTATTACTCAAGATGCGGAGAACTTATGCCCCGGTAGCTTCGTTATCAGACAGGGAGAATGGGCGAAATACTTCCTCGACGCTTGGTTTGACCCATTATATCGGCGCTATAACTTTGCCAAAGCCGAAACCCATGCTCTT GACCACATCGTACAATGGCACCCGACCATGCTCGCCAGGCTTGCCCTCGTCCCACAGCGAATATTAAACTCTTATAGTCCACAATCATCCAAACCAGCTGCCAGCGGCAAGTATCGCGAAGGCGATTTTCTCATTCGATTCAAGGGCTGCGAAGCGGGTGGACAACGGAATTGCGAGCAAGAAATGGAGCCATATTTTCAAGAATGGGCGAAGAAGACAGGCAATGATAAATGA
- a CDS encoding uncharacterized protein (EggNog:ENOG410Q54W~COG:S~TransMembrane:1 (o533-554i)): MAQSTDASSRHGGTPRYTSPLEDYLDRFNTKSPRVSQIESVPDPDSPMTDDPIELDKVPETPRKRIAIVGGGISGLAAYWALQKTHHVVELFEMTNDLGTLTRPIAAGTQPNDVHINKSFINFFPGTSSHLQELFGRLKIPYISTPFSFSVAKRENGKQFDMGFSFLKVANSRVRDWLRLDTWKLYFDIWRFHYFSLDLLRGREAVQNDIQIIVESRCPTRRTIGQYLNEKRYSSIFIKNYLVPMAQIVWNVQSEKDFRDLSVEQFVGFLWSSGIMALAPEVYIVEPSTRTEAKVRKRIVLRSKTKAIHLRSKVTTVEVVLRNGCPKLRVSTLGEPVPVLYDYVIFAVSPEEALRLLSSGATQKEQAILSAFETTKIEAWLHSDPRFISTGNISAYINWADSSAFPPGNFNAFSVSYRLNSFDAYNCRESALCITLNPIVHPNPAKIVARWEYRRPLLNAKALNAREKLHEIQNVEDRHLLFCGSWTGYGLHEDGVRSAFQLVTRYLDAKLPFTVNDSAIDYKPPRQLNFWDYSIRSILWIIDWLIVACSLIAIRTHDAVIRRLPIRYVEQSREY, translated from the exons ATGGCTCAGAGCACAGATGCTTCAAGTCGCCACGGGGGCACTCCCCGCTATACTTCACCGCTCGAGGATTACCTTGATCGTTTCAACACCAAATCCCCTCGGGTATCGCAGATCGAGTCGGTTCCTGACCCTGACTCCCCGATGACTGATGATCCCATTGAACTCGATAAGGTACCAGAGACACCCCGAAAACGGATTGCTATCGTCGGTGGTGGCATTTCTGGTCTTGCAGCCTATTGGGCTTTGCAGAAGACTCATCACGTTGTTGAGCTTTTCGAGATGACCAATGACCTCGGCACTCTAACAAGACCAATTGCTGCTGGGACCCAGCCAAATGATGTGCACATCAATAAGAGCTTCATTAATTTCTTCCCAGGCACTTCCT CACACCTCCAAGAACTTTTTGGCAGATTGAAGATACCTTACATCAGCACCCCGTTCAGCTTTTCAGTTGCAAAAAGAGAGAACGGCAAACAGTTCGATATGGGCTTTTCATTTCTCAAAGTGGCGAATTCTCGGGTCCGCGATTGGCTGAGGTTGGATACCTGGAAATTGTATTTCGACATTTGGAGATTCCATTATTTTTCTCTGGACCTCCTGAGAGGCAGGGAAGCAGTTCAAAATGATATTCAGATCATTGTTGAGAGCAGATGCCCTACTAGGCGGACAATCGGTCAATATTTGAACGAGAAGCGTTACTCAAGTATCTTCATCAAGAATTATCTGGTGCCTATGGCCCAAATTGTGTGGAATGTTCaatctgagaaagatttCCGCGATCTTTCGGTCGAACAGTTCGTCGGCTTCCTGTGGAGTTCTGGTATTATGGCGTTGGCTCCAGAAGTATATATCGTCGAACCAAGCACCAGAACTGAAGCAAAAGTTAGAAAGCGTATTGTTCTACGCAGCAAAACTAAGGCAATCCATCTTCGCAGCAAAGTAACCACGGTTGAGGTTGTCCTCCGGAACGGCTGCCCCAAGCTACGTGTCTCAACCTTAGGAGAACCTGTACCTGTGCTCTATGACTATGTTATATTTGCCGTTTCCCCCGAGGAGGCTCTCCGTCTTTTATCTTCCGGGGCAACTCAAAAGGAGCAGGCTATTTTAAGCGCATTTGAGACGACTAAAATTGAAGCCTGGCTACATTCAGATCCAAGA TTTATATCAACCGGAAATATCTCAGCGTATATTAATTGGGCCGACAGTTCGGCATTTCCGCCCGGGAATTTCAATGCATTCTCTGTGAGCTATCGTTTAAATTCATTTGATGCTTATAACTGTCGTGAAAGTGCTTTATGCATCACACTTAACCCGATAGTTCATCCTAACCCGGCCAAAATAGTGGCTCGATGGGAGTACCGACGCCCACTACTCAATGCCAAAGCGCTCAACGCACGTGAAAAACTTCACGAAATTCAAAATGTCGAGGACCGACACTTACTTTTCTGCGGCTCCTGGACAGGATATGGGCTGCATGAGGATGGAGTTCGGAGTGCTTTCCAGCTTGTGACTAGATACCTCGACGCCAAACTGCCGTTCACAGTGAATGATTCTGCCATAGATTATAAGCCACCTCGCCAATTGAACTTCTGGGACTACTCGATCAGGTCGATTTTATGGATAATTGACTGGCTGATTGTGGCATGTTCGCTCATTGCCATTCGAACACACGACGCGGTTATTCGGAGGCTCCCCATCCGCTATGTGGAGCAGTCCCGGGAATATTAG
- the RVB1 gene encoding RuvB ATP-dependent DNA helicase pontin (EggNog:ENOG410PHI2~COG:L~BUSCO:6041at33183): MVQISEVKGNSRENRTAAHTHIKGLGLRSDGAAEHISSGFVGQAAAREACGVVVDLIKSKKMAGRAVLLAGGPGTGKTALALAISQELGTKVPFCPIVGSEVFSAEVKKTEALMENFRRAIGLRVRETKEVYEGEVTELTPEEAENPLGGYGRTISHLIIGLKSARGTKKLRLDPSIYEAIQKEKVAVGDVIYIEANTGACKRVGRSDAYATEFDLEAEEYVPVPKGEVHKKKEIVQDVTLHDLDVANARPQGGQDIMSMMGQLMKQKKTEITDKLRQEINKVVNRYIDQGVAELVPGVLFIDEVHMLDIECFTYLNRALESTISPIVILASNRGNTVVRGTGDIVAAHGIPPDLLARLLIIPTHPYSPEEIKTIVRLRAKTEGLQITDAALEKVAAHGAKVSLRYALQLLTPASILARVNGRPGGIEEADIAECEDLFIDAKRSADIVSKETGGFIS, from the exons ATGGTTCAGATCAGCGAGGTGAAGGGCAATTCGCGGGAGAACAGAACAGCAGCACATACGCACATCAAAGGGCTGGGTCTACGATCAGATGGCGCAGCTGAACATATCAGCAGTGGTTTTGTCGGCCAGGCCGCTGCCAGAGAA GCATGTGGAGTTGTCGTCGACCTgataaagtcaaagaagaTGGCTGGACGCGCAGTATTACTTGCCGGAGGACCAGGAACTGGAAAAACAGCTTTAGCTCTCGCCATTTCGCAAGAGTTGGGAACAAAAGTACCCTTCTGTCCGATCGTTGGCAGCGAGGTCTTCTCAGCAGAGGTCAAGAAGACAGAAGCTCTTATGGAGAATTTTCGTCGGGCCATTG GTTTGCGTGTTCGTGAGACAAAGGAGGTTTACGAAGGGGAGGTGACGGAGCTCACTCCCGAAGAGGCTGAAAACCCATTAGGTGGCTACGGGCGGACGATAAGTCATTTAATCATCGGACTCAAGTCAGCTCGAGGCACCAAGAAATTACGACTGGACCCAAGCATATACGAAGCTATTCAAAAGGAGAAGGTTGCGGTCGGAGACGTCATCTACATTGAAGCCAACACTGGGGCCTGCAAACGCGTTGGGCGATCAGATGCGTACGCAACAGAGTTCGACCTGGAAGCAGAAGAATACGTTCCCGTTCCAAAGGGCGAAGTCCacaagaagaaagaaatcGTACAAGATGTTACACTCCATGATCTTGACGTCGCCAACGCAAGACCACAAGGCGGTCAGGATATAATGAGTATGATGGGCCAACTTatgaaacaaaagaagaccGAAATCACGGATAAACTACGGCAGGAGATCAATAAAGTCGTTAACCGCTATATTGATCAAGGCGTCGCCGAGCTAGTCCCCGGCGTCCTTTTCATTGATGAA GTCCACATGCTCGACATCGAATGCTTCACGTACCTCAACCGCGCCCTCGAATCCACTATCTCCCCCATCGTCATCCTCGCCTCCAACCGCGGCAACACCGTCGTGCGAGGAACCGGCGACATCGTCGCAGCCCACGGCATCCCTCCAGACCTCCTTGCCCgcctcctcatcatcccaACCCACCCTTATAGCCCCGAAGAAATCAAAACCATCGTGCGCCTCCGTGCAAAGACGGAAGGCTTGCAGATTACCGACGCGGCCCTGGAGAAAGTCGCCGCACACGGTGCGAAGGTTAGCCTCCGGTATGCGCTCCAGCTACTCACTCCTGCGAGTATACTGGCACGGGTGAACGGTCGGCCTGGTGGGATCGAAGAGGCGGATATCGCAGAGTGTGAAGATCTATTTATTGATGCAAAAAGGAGTGCGGATATTGTTTCAAAGGAAACAGGGGGCTTTATTTCTTGA
- a CDS encoding uncharacterized protein (EggNog:ENOG410PF82~COG:U~TransMembrane:1 (i205-224o)~BUSCO:13996at33183), which produces MSNPLDTDAGSELFSSYEAELKLVQADLNQKLDQIAEAVGEERKSAIRQAERALDEANELLDQMRIEKENIPSTTRSKVNARFRNFLSDIDEVKRKLKSLSDDRKALFGDRYRDEPNSVNDQHLEQRQQLLEGTERLGRSSARLQESQRIALETEDIGRSTLADLHIQRETIEHTRAGLLESEGYVDRSVKTLRGMARRMATNRIITIAIITVLILLIVAVVYSKFH; this is translated from the exons ATGTCGAACCCGTTAGACACAGATGCTGGCTCTGAATTATTTAGCAGCTATGAAGCTGAGCTGAAACTCGTCCAGGCGGACCTCAACCAGAAACTCGACCAGATCGCTGAGGCTGtaggagaagaaaggaagtCGGCCATAAGACAGGCCGAAAGAGCGCTAGATGAGGCCAATGAATTG CTCGACCAGATGCGCATAGAGAAGGAGAACATCCCGTCCACAACCCGTTCAAAAGTCAACGCACGGTTCCGGAACTTCTTGAGCGACATCGATGAAGTAAAAAGAAAGTTAAAGTCCCTTTCCGATGATCGTAAAGCCCTCTTCGGTGATAGATATAGAGATGAACCTAACAGTGTCAATGATCAACACCTTGAGCAAAGACAGCAACTCCTAGAAGGGACAGAGCGTTTGGGTCGGAGTTCAGCTCGTCTGCAGGAGAGCCAGAGGATAGCACTGGAGACGGAAGATATTGGTCGAAGTACACTAGCAGACCTTCATATTCAGCGCGAGACGATCGAGCATACGAGGGCTGGATTGTTAGAAAGTGAGGGATATGTCGATCGAAGTGTGAAGACGTTGAGGGGGATGGCACGTAG GATGGCTACGAATCGGATAATTACTATTGCAATTATCACCgttctcattcttcttatCGTTGCGGTTGTCTACAGCAAGTTTCATT
- the MRPL24 gene encoding mitochondrial 54S ribosomal protein bL28m (EggNog:ENOG410PJC5~COG:J~BUSCO:12804at33183), whose translation MLAGSARPAASLSSLSSAFHNLSLASRRNFSTTLPSQRTRTLPDYIPPYPYGPRYTFKQADSGLYGGATIQFGNKISKGRNEGKTRRIWKPNIRKEKLYSEALEKWLDLKVQHRVLRTIKKEGGLDQYLLSDKPSRIKELGIFGWGLRWKVMTSKAMRKRFEEERKELGLEKPATFKEYLARHTMEQQVQAAAEDAEQPPAEIKVTVAADTPSETAPAPNLNTA comes from the coding sequence ATGCTGGCCGGTTCAGCTAGGCCGGCGGCGtccctctcctccctctcctccgCTTTCCACAATCTCTCTCTCGCATCAAGACGAAACTTCTCCACGACCCTTCCCTCTCAAAGAACCAGGACGCTTCCAGATTATATTCCTCCTTACCCATACGGACCAAGATACACTTTTAAACAGGCCGATAGCGGTCTTTACGGAGGCGCAACCATTCAATTTGGGAATAAGATATCCAAGGGCAGAAATGAAGGGAAGACGAGGAGAATCTGGAAACCAAATATCCGCAAGGAGAAGCTCTACAGCGAGGCCTTAGAAAAGTGGCTGGATCTTAAAGTGCAGCATCGAGTGCTAAGAACAATTAAGAAAGAGGGCGGATTGGATCAATACCTTCTCAGCGACAAGCCCTCGAGAATAAAGGAACTGGGCATATTTGGCTGGGGCTTGCGATGGAAAGTTATGACCTCGAAAGCCATGAGGAAGCGAttcgaagaagaaaggaaagagtTGGGCTTGGAGAAGCCAGCGACGTTCAAGGAATATCTCGCCCGGCACACGATGGAACAGCAGGTTCAGGCGGCCGCTGAAGACGCCGAACAGCCTCCGGCGGAGATCAAAGTGACAGTCGCTGCCGACACCCCATCCGAGACTGCCCCGGCTCCAAATCTCAATACCGCTTGA